A stretch of the Haloplanus aerogenes genome encodes the following:
- a CDS encoding RNA-guided endonuclease InsQ/TnpB family protein, with the protein MADDYVRRTAITRLEVTDEQRDLLEDTISEWKRGCQLATDMAWGKYNAKSDVQPLAYDTVREQTDLGSQHAILATHQAAQAITGCIERRSNGKKVSKPTFTAPTVKYDIRTMTLFDDDTVSLSTTESRIRCDLALPDADDGYQRQYLDSDTWSVTESTLTARDGDYFLHIGFRRHKTDTERNTAEDGTVLGVDLGVENLAVTSTAYFFSGRELTHNLREFETVRAGLQQTGTRSAHRTLEQSSGRELRYVRDVLHRASNAIVDEALRYGCDVIAFEDLTNIRDRTGASWGHKWAFRTLYEQVEYKAESVGVSVKQVGSACTSKRCAECGFTADENRPTRNDFRCVKCESEANADYNAAKNIGLRYVRRGQQSSRRTGNSQLALKSGTMTPSGGFTAHPEGFEAEFTDKSHPPRATPSG; encoded by the coding sequence GTGGCAGACGACTACGTGCGTCGGACGGCAATCACTCGTCTTGAAGTCACGGACGAGCAACGCGACCTCCTCGAAGACACTATCTCCGAGTGGAAGCGTGGTTGCCAACTCGCCACCGACATGGCGTGGGGCAAGTACAACGCGAAAAGCGACGTGCAACCCCTCGCCTACGATACCGTGCGCGAGCAGACCGACCTCGGGAGTCAGCACGCGATTCTCGCCACCCACCAGGCTGCTCAGGCCATCACCGGCTGTATCGAACGCCGGTCCAACGGCAAGAAGGTGAGCAAGCCCACCTTCACCGCACCCACGGTGAAGTACGACATCCGGACCATGACGCTGTTCGATGACGACACGGTGTCGCTCTCCACCACAGAGAGTCGAATCCGATGTGACCTTGCCCTCCCCGACGCCGACGATGGCTACCAGCGGCAGTACCTTGATTCAGACACGTGGAGCGTCACGGAAAGCACGCTCACCGCTCGTGACGGCGACTACTTCTTGCACATCGGCTTCCGCAGACACAAGACTGACACCGAACGGAACACCGCCGAGGACGGAACGGTTCTCGGGGTTGACCTCGGTGTCGAAAACCTCGCCGTCACGAGCACCGCCTACTTCTTCAGCGGGCGGGAGTTGACCCACAACCTCCGCGAGTTCGAGACGGTTCGCGCCGGACTCCAACAGACCGGCACCCGAAGCGCCCACCGGACGCTCGAACAGTCGAGTGGCCGCGAGCTTCGCTACGTCCGGGATGTGCTCCACCGAGCGTCGAACGCAATTGTGGATGAAGCACTCCGCTACGGCTGTGACGTAATCGCGTTCGAGGACTTAACCAATATCCGTGACCGCACGGGAGCGTCGTGGGGGCACAAGTGGGCGTTCCGAACGCTGTACGAGCAGGTGGAGTACAAAGCCGAATCGGTCGGTGTCTCGGTGAAGCAGGTGGGTTCGGCGTGCACGTCGAAGCGATGCGCAGAGTGTGGGTTCACGGCAGACGAGAATCGCCCGACTCGCAACGACTTCCGGTGTGTGAAGTGCGAGTCGGAAGCGAACGCGGACTACAACGCCGCGAAGAACATCGGACTGCGGTACGTCCGTCGGGGCCAACAGTCGTCTCGGCGGACGGGCAATAGTCAGCTTGCCCTGAAGTCTGGAACAATGACGCCGAGTGGTGGATTCACCGCCCACCCGGAAGGGTTCGAGGCCGAGTTCACGGACAAGTCCCACCCTCCACGAGCGACCCCGTCAGGGTGA
- a CDS encoding type II toxin-antitoxin system HicB family antitoxin translates to MSIDSEQEAGREPRITLTHNEDGTWTARDLEVEVSAQGETRDEALENLDAVVDALEHDGGREPTAEELQDLGIDPDENTLGRGELPDVLK, encoded by the coding sequence ATGAGCATCGATTCCGAGCAAGAAGCTGGCCGGGAACCGCGGATCACTCTAACCCACAACGAGGACGGGACCTGGACCGCCCGAGACCTCGAAGTCGAGGTGTCCGCTCAAGGCGAGACGCGAGACGAAGCCCTCGAAAATCTTGATGCTGTCGTCGACGCGCTCGAACATGACGGTGGGCGTGAACCCACTGCTGAGGAGCTGCAAGACCTCGGAATCGATCCCGACGAGAACACACTCGGACGTGGCGAGCTGCCGGACGTTCTCAAGTAA
- a CDS encoding PAS domain-containing sensor histidine kinase has product MTQSDSRGLLLDQSQDKISLIDEHGTFTYVNGAVRRILGFDPADLVGETAFEYIHPDDVETIRRVFERTLRSESFTEATVEYRFRAADDSWVWLESRMSNLTDTELDGFVVSSRDVTDRVRAEHEYAETASRLEEIAAASGDALWMFNADWSELLFMNPAYEEIYGMPVEEVKASPEAFLETIHPDDVVAVEDAMECLSAGNAVDIEYRVNPQEHYKRWVWVQGQPITQDGEIVRIAGFTRDITDRKRRERQLFVMDNLLRHNLRNDLNVILGTADLIEGTVPEVDDQTAIIRRTAENLLRSAQKQREIIELVTGQERRERIDLQEVVSESIATVRDRYPTATVSVTTFDAVTVRGRPELKAAVIELLENAIQNSEAVNPTVMVRLQQVGHHAELSVEDEATPIPPIEAAVLKGEHEMTDVYHSSGLGFWLVYWSVELSNGTISVHSEDGRGNRITVSLPRAME; this is encoded by the coding sequence ATGACACAGTCCGACTCTCGCGGGCTGTTACTCGATCAGTCACAGGACAAAATTTCTCTGATAGACGAACACGGTACATTTACGTATGTCAATGGTGCCGTGCGCCGCATCCTCGGATTCGATCCTGCCGACCTCGTCGGTGAGACTGCCTTCGAGTATATCCATCCCGACGACGTAGAGACGATTCGCCGCGTTTTCGAGCGGACGCTTCGAAGTGAGTCGTTCACCGAAGCAACGGTCGAATATCGGTTTCGTGCGGCTGACGACTCGTGGGTGTGGCTCGAGAGTCGGATGTCGAATCTCACGGATACCGAACTTGACGGGTTCGTCGTCAGCTCCCGAGATGTGACTGACCGGGTTCGAGCCGAACACGAATACGCTGAGACGGCGAGCCGCTTGGAAGAAATCGCCGCTGCCTCCGGGGATGCGCTCTGGATGTTCAATGCCGATTGGTCCGAATTGCTGTTCATGAATCCTGCCTACGAGGAAATTTACGGAATGCCTGTCGAGGAAGTGAAAGCGTCGCCCGAGGCATTTCTGGAGACAATCCATCCAGACGATGTCGTCGCTGTAGAGGACGCTATGGAGTGCCTCTCGGCGGGGAACGCCGTCGATATCGAGTATCGCGTGAATCCCCAGGAACACTACAAACGCTGGGTCTGGGTGCAGGGGCAACCCATCACGCAGGACGGTGAAATCGTTCGGATCGCGGGCTTTACCCGGGATATCACGGATCGGAAGCGGCGGGAGCGGCAATTGTTCGTGATGGACAATCTCCTTCGACACAATCTCCGAAACGATCTGAATGTCATCCTTGGGACGGCGGACCTCATTGAGGGGACCGTGCCGGAGGTAGACGACCAAACGGCGATCATCCGTCGGACGGCCGAGAATCTCCTGCGGAGCGCCCAGAAACAACGTGAGATCATCGAGCTCGTCACGGGACAGGAGCGACGTGAACGGATCGACCTTCAGGAAGTCGTCTCAGAGAGCATCGCAACCGTTCGCGATCGGTATCCGACTGCGACGGTCTCCGTCACGACGTTCGACGCCGTTACCGTGCGAGGCCGACCGGAACTAAAAGCGGCTGTGATCGAACTCCTCGAGAACGCGATTCAGAATTCTGAAGCTGTGAACCCAACGGTGATGGTTCGGTTACAGCAAGTGGGCCACCATGCAGAGCTGAGCGTTGAAGACGAAGCAACACCGATTCCACCGATTGAAGCGGCTGTACTCAAGGGCGAACACGAGATGACCGACGTGTATCACAGCAGTGGACTCGGCTTCTGGCTGGTCTACTGGAGCGTCGAACTCTCGAACGGCACCATTTCCGTTCACTCCGAAGATGGACGAGGTAATCGCATTACTGTCTCGCTCCCCCGAGCAATGGAGTGA